The Solanum stenotomum isolate F172 unplaced genomic scaffold, ASM1918654v1 scaffold18587, whole genome shotgun sequence genome includes a region encoding these proteins:
- the LOC125850687 gene encoding uncharacterized protein LOC125850687, with translation MTKFNTTILIGPLYPQREQLQAWVTENKGTLTSFTLRSTSKSGSLITIPVDEEVIANTESEEDGQTFSIEVKMSFPSDQKRCYVLVCSNCGQEVRYPIIIKIHCMNCNQHKMLIPRCRFDVNLKDSSGSTTGMIMNKEGEKLLSLTAKQIYERASTKSNCPPMKDGHASFFNKIFSIRAKKKFARTSNATATKLYIQSCVEKENTTHSLPAAPYTINI, from the exons ATGACCaaattcaacacaacaatactAATTGGTCCACTTTATCCACAACGCGAGCAACTACAAGCATG GGTCACAGAGAACAAAGGGACACTTACTTCATTTACTTTGAGGAGCACATCCAAATCTGGATCTCTCATCACCATTCCAGTAGATGAAGAAGTCATTGCAAACACTGAATCCGAAGAAGAT GGACAAACATTCTCAATTGAAGTAAAAATGTCATTCCCAAGTGACCAAAAGAGATGCTATGTTTTGGTATGTTCCAATTGTGGACAAGAAGTCCGTTATCCAATCATCATAAAAATTCACTGTATGAATTGCAACCAACATAAGATGCTCATCCCCAG GTGTCGATTTGATGTAAATCTCAAAGATAGCTCTGGCTCAACAACTGGGATGATTATGaacaaagaaggagaaaaaCTATTATCGCTAACTGCAAAACAAATTTATGAAAGAGCTTCCACTAAG AGCAACTGTCCACCTATGAAAGATGGACACGCAAGCTTTTTCAACAAGATCTTCTCTATTCGAGCCAAGAAAAAATTTGCCCGTACTTCAAACGCAACtgctacaaaattatatatCCAATCATgcgttgaaaaagaaaataccaCACATTCTCTTCCAGCAGCACCATACACAATCAATATCTAA